The following is a genomic window from Pseudomonas promysalinigenes.
GGCGCGAGAAGCGCAAGGCAATTTCGCGCAGGCTCAGGCCCTCTTCGCGGGCCAGTTGTTTCAACTGGTCGGCAGTGCCTTTATGGCTGTTGTCGCCGAGTGTTCCTAGGTCGGGGAAGGGCGCGTCCAGGTCATGCTGGGTGAAATCGTAGTCGTTGAACGGTCGGCCAAGGGCGACCAGGGCATCTTCGACGCTCACCAATTCCACGGCCTGCTGGTAGCGGCGCTCGACCTCTGCTTCATCGCGGCCGATGATGGGGCGGATACCCGGCAGAATGAACAGTTGGTCGGGTTCGCGACCATGGCCGGCGGCGCGCCGTTTCAGGTCGTGATAGTAAGCGCGTGCGTCAGCGTATGACTCGGGGTTGACGAAGATTGCGTCGGCGTTCTGCGCTGCGAAATCGCGGCCGTCTTCAGACACCCCGGCCTGGAAGATCAGCGGTTGGCCCTGGGGTGAGCGCTGGATGTTCAGCGGCCCTTTAACCTTGAAGAACTCGCCCTGATGGCCCAGGGTGTGCAGCTTGGCCGGGTCGAAAAACTCGCCGGTCTCTTTGTTGCGGGTAAACGCATCGTCCTCCCACGAGTCCCACAGGCCCTGAACTACCTGGACATGTTCACGGGCAATGCGGTAGCGCACGGCATGAGGCGGGTGCTGGTCCTTGCCGAAGTTATCCGCGGTACCCGACAGCCACGATGTCACCACGTTCCAGCCGGCGCGGCCGCCGCTGATCAGATCCAGCGAGGCGAACTGGCGGGCCACCTGAAAAGGCTCGGTGTAGCTGACGGTGACCG
Proteins encoded in this region:
- a CDS encoding LLM class flavin-dependent oxidoreductase, which codes for MSKRQIHLGAMIHGVGHGWGEWRHPQALADASVNFGYYKQQAQLAEAAKFDFAFIADSLHIHARSSPHYLNRFEPLTILSALAAVTSHIGLVATVTVSYTEPFQVARQFASLDLISGGRAGWNVVTSWLSGTADNFGKDQHPPHAVRYRIAREHVQVVQGLWDSWEDDAFTRNKETGEFFDPAKLHTLGHQGEFFKVKGPLNIQRSPQGQPLIFQAGVSEDGRDFAAQNADAIFVNPESYADARAYYHDLKRRAAGHGREPDQLFILPGIRPIIGRDEAEVERRYQQAVELVSVEDALVALGRPFNDYDFTQHDLDAPFPDLGTLGDNSHKGTADQLKQLAREEGLSLREIALRFSRPRRDFTGTPEQVADALQAWFEGGAADGFIINSLLPDGLKYFTELVVPLLQARNLVRSEYTGSTLRDSFGLSVPTNRYSRIRSQTACA